The following coding sequences lie in one Apium graveolens cultivar Ventura chromosome 3, ASM990537v1, whole genome shotgun sequence genomic window:
- the LOC141714667 gene encoding uncharacterized protein LOC141714667, with protein sequence MEDELMTDEDKDGADFVVIIPPPGPPGQKGPRKYEMAVENIDNKVAFGVVFDDGDGMSRSVHGVPLEPGFVRVGVDGSIQDDALVPVPVVGEIETVQQAIDSHLAWPKDMIIYTSTTGSEKKKNARNVIEVQRMHNAFNSVKPKDNVPPRFRLLYKFASTVMRESGNSIPVPCDFQIFGIERTIYLLHENILELLEFKMIGQSAISTYMAYLYSVFRDTPSRDLSAMFAFLHPFTYKLNDEFNEYVVQRLKDGVLRMNFMPYNYKAVRSYNAQEGRVNKNPKVKNLVGCPKQPGGMECGYVVMRYMKDLIEDQEMKLLDKLVEE encoded by the exons ATGGAAGATGAATTGATGACCGATGAGGATAAAGATGGTGCAGATTTTGTTGTTATTATTCCTCCTCCTGGTCCACCGGGACAGAAG GGTCCTCGTAAATATGAAATGGCAGTGGAGAACATTGATAACAAGGTAGCTTTTGGTGTTGTTTTTGATGACGGAGATGGAATGAGTAGATCGGTTCATGGAGTACCTCTAGAACCAGGATTTGTTCGTGTTGGGGTGGACGGAAGCATCCAGGACGATGCTTTGGTGCCTGTTCCTGTGGTTGGTGAGATAGAAACCGTCCAGCAAGCCATCGATTCTCATTTGGCATGGCCCAAAGATATGATCATATACACCTCCACTACTGGTTCCGAG AAAAAGAAAAATGCGCGGAATGTGATTGAGGTGCAAAGAATGCATAATGCATTTAATTCTGTGAAGCCAAAGGACAATGTGCCTCCTCGCTTTAGGCTGTTGTACAAATTTGCATCGACAGTGATGAGGGAAAGTGGAAACTCGATACCGGTTCCATGTGATTTTCAAATCTTTGGAATTGAAAGAACTATATATTTACTTCATGAGAACATACTTGAATTGCTAGAGTTTAAAATGATTGGACAGTCTGCTATATCAACATACATGGC gtATTTGTATTCAGTGTTTCGGGATACGCCGAGTAGAGATTTGTCAGCGATGTTTGCTTTTCTTCATCCGTTCACATACAAGCTGAATGATGAATTTAATGAATATGTTGTGCAAAGGCTGAAAGATGGAGTTCTTCGGATGAATTTTATGCCTTATAACTACAA GGCAGTGAGATCTTATAATGCTCAGGAAGGACGGGTAAACAAGAATCCCAAAGTTAAAAACCTTGTT GGATGCCCTAAACAACCAGGTGGCATGGAATGTGGATATGTGGTCATGCGATAtatgaaagatttaattgagGACCAGGAGATGAAGCTGCTAGACAAG TTGGTTGAGGAATGA